A genomic window from Dehalobacter sp. 12DCB1 includes:
- a CDS encoding heavy metal translocating P-type ATPase, which translates to MREEKKDMAIKSQEAVILFAGLGCANCSVKIEQEVRKLDGIITANIDFAGSKLYLEVNDSEKITDIVHEIEKIASGIEAGVSITGIRSKDMGTASKEEKTTEQEKQKEQKEQKEQREQKEQKKQKVNAELVCFVIGAVIFAAAFLLKLKPAVEIVLFLISYLLVGSQIIWAALRNFVRGKFLDENFLMFIATVGALAIQEYPEAVAVMLFYRVGEFFQDSAVNRSRRSISELMDIRPDYANLMKGDSISKVPPEEVREGQMILIKPGEKVPLDGTVLAGRSVLDTSALTGEFIPREVEAGSSILAGFINKTGVLTVKVTKVYAQSTVARVLDLVEKAASKKAKTENFMTTFARVYTPVIVLGAALLAFLPPLFVEGATFSEWLNRALVFLVVSCPCALVISIPLSFFGGIGGASRNGILIKGSNYLEGLNQVRTVVFDKTGTLTEGVFEVTGIQAAQGFDEDTLLEYAAAAEYFSGHPIAASILKRYTEDDTKKLNTKGIDQKDIHQYQEIPGYGVKTVYQGKEVMAGSARLLTEEGISLTQIPEAGTIAYIAIERQYAGYILITDRVKKDVHGALRGLRQAGVKKFVMLTGDTKAISEQIGQQLGFDQVYAELLPDQKVAVLETLEEQKEKGSKLVFVGDGVNDAPVLARADIGVAMGGLGSDAAIEAADIVLMTDEPAKLLEAIRIARKTKGIVWQNIGFALGIKIGVLILGAMGAATMWEAVFADVGVAVIAILNAMRVLKKKKVKEYDIVL; encoded by the coding sequence ATGCGTGAGGAGAAAAAAGATATGGCTATAAAAAGTCAGGAAGCAGTCATCCTGTTTGCCGGTCTTGGCTGTGCAAATTGCTCGGTTAAAATCGAACAGGAAGTAAGGAAGCTGGATGGCATAATAACTGCAAATATTGATTTTGCAGGCAGCAAACTCTATCTAGAGGTAAATGATTCTGAAAAGATCACAGATATCGTCCACGAAATTGAAAAAATCGCTTCCGGGATTGAGGCCGGGGTAAGCATTACTGGGATCAGGTCCAAAGATATGGGTACAGCCAGTAAAGAAGAGAAAACCACGGAACAAGAAAAACAAAAAGAACAGAAGGAACAAAAAGAACAAAGAGAACAAAAAGAACAAAAAAAACAGAAAGTTAATGCCGAGCTGGTTTGCTTTGTCATTGGAGCCGTTATTTTTGCTGCTGCGTTTCTGCTAAAATTGAAACCTGCCGTTGAAATTGTATTGTTTCTGATCAGCTATTTATTGGTTGGCAGCCAGATTATCTGGGCGGCGCTTCGGAATTTTGTCCGCGGCAAGTTTCTTGATGAAAACTTTCTGATGTTTATTGCTACAGTTGGGGCGCTGGCTATTCAGGAATATCCCGAGGCTGTGGCAGTGATGCTGTTCTACCGGGTCGGTGAATTTTTCCAGGACAGTGCTGTGAACCGTTCCCGCCGCTCGATCAGTGAACTGATGGATATTCGTCCGGACTATGCGAATTTAATGAAGGGAGATTCCATAAGCAAAGTGCCGCCGGAGGAAGTCAGGGAAGGCCAGATGATTCTGATCAAGCCAGGAGAGAAAGTTCCCCTTGATGGCACAGTGCTTGCGGGCAGGTCTGTTTTGGATACCTCGGCGCTCACCGGAGAATTTATCCCGAGGGAGGTCGAAGCCGGCAGCAGTATTCTAGCTGGTTTTATTAATAAGACCGGGGTCTTGACCGTAAAAGTTACGAAGGTTTATGCGCAGAGCACGGTTGCACGGGTTCTGGATCTGGTGGAAAAGGCCGCCTCTAAAAAAGCTAAGACAGAAAATTTTATGACAACATTTGCGCGTGTCTATACACCGGTTATTGTGCTCGGAGCTGCACTTTTAGCTTTTCTGCCCCCGCTTTTTGTTGAAGGGGCCACATTCAGCGAATGGCTGAACCGGGCTTTGGTCTTTCTCGTGGTGTCATGTCCCTGCGCACTGGTGATCTCCATCCCGTTAAGCTTTTTTGGGGGTATCGGAGGCGCTTCTCGAAACGGCATCCTGATCAAGGGAAGCAACTACCTGGAAGGCCTGAATCAAGTGCGTACGGTTGTCTTCGATAAGACCGGCACGCTAACCGAAGGTGTGTTTGAAGTTACCGGAATACAAGCTGCTCAGGGGTTTGATGAAGATACTTTGCTGGAATATGCTGCTGCGGCTGAATATTTCTCAGGTCATCCCATTGCGGCTTCGATTTTGAAACGATACACCGAAGATGATACGAAAAAACTGAATACCAAGGGCATTGATCAGAAAGATATCCATCAGTATCAAGAAATACCAGGCTATGGCGTAAAAACAGTATATCAGGGAAAAGAAGTCATGGCCGGCAGCGCCAGGCTCCTGACTGAGGAAGGAATCTCCCTGACGCAAATACCCGAGGCTGGAACGATTGCCTATATCGCGATTGAGCGTCAATATGCCGGCTATATCCTGATTACGGACAGAGTCAAAAAAGATGTTCACGGGGCTTTGCGGGGATTGAGACAGGCGGGAGTTAAGAAATTTGTTATGCTGACCGGAGACACGAAAGCGATCAGTGAACAGATCGGACAGCAGTTGGGGTTTGACCAAGTTTACGCTGAATTGCTTCCCGATCAAAAGGTCGCTGTTCTGGAAACGCTGGAGGAACAGAAGGAAAAAGGCAGTAAACTGGTTTTTGTCGGAGATGGGGTCAATGATGCACCGGTCCTGGCCAGGGCTGATATCGGCGTTGCCATGGGCGGACTCGGGTCGGATGCAGCGATTGAGGCCGCGGATATTGTCCTGATGACGGATGAACCTGCCAAACTGCTCGAGGCAATCCGGATTGCCCGGAAAACGAAGGGAATTGTCTGGCAAAATATTGGTTTTGCGCTCGGAATAAAGATAGGTGTCCTCATCCTTGGAGCGATGGGGGCCGCGACAATGTGGGAAGCTGTATTTGCCGATGTAGGCGTGGCTGTGATTGCGATCCTGAATGCAATGCGGGTGTTAAAGAAGAAAAAAGTCAAGGAATATGATATAGTGTTATAG
- a CDS encoding metalloregulator ArsR/SmtB family transcription factor — MEGKAENLRCDCLVIHEEIVGKVKELMPQEENLYDLAELFKVFGDTTRIRILWALSEAEMCVCDLAFLLDMTQSAISHQLRILKQCRLVKNRKEGKIVFYALDDEHIKGIFSQGMLHVKEG, encoded by the coding sequence ATGGAGGGGAAAGCGGAGAATTTGCGGTGTGACTGCCTGGTTATTCATGAAGAAATTGTCGGTAAGGTTAAAGAATTGATGCCGCAGGAAGAAAATCTATATGATCTTGCTGAGTTATTTAAAGTATTTGGTGATACGACAAGGATAAGAATTCTCTGGGCGCTTTCGGAAGCAGAAATGTGTGTCTGCGACCTGGCCTTTCTATTGGATATGACCCAGTCGGCAATTTCCCATCAGCTGCGGATTCTTAAGCAATGCAGGCTGGTAAAAAACAGAAAAGAAGGAAAAATCGTATTCTATGCGCTGGATGACGAGCATATCAAAGGCATTTTCAGCCAGGGAATGCTCCATGTCAAAGAAGGATAA
- a CDS encoding cytochrome b/b6 domain-containing protein: MNWKKQRHSGTVRLLHWVYAPAVLALIFSGLYIHSPSHAFGFKRMDSARKTHAVAQFLLLNSYVARVCYGMKDKNYKEIIPNRKTLKAIPKFLKYEFFLSEKKTKYPKYNPGQKILITSLAGLTLVQMITGMALYFKPLQRAVKPAGGLNRVRWLHYLAALMTASSVSVHLYFTLTNSLKKLKSIFTGYA, from the coding sequence ATGAATTGGAAAAAGCAACGTCATTCAGGAACAGTGAGATTGCTTCACTGGGTCTACGCGCCGGCTGTACTGGCTTTAATTTTTAGCGGGCTTTACATTCACAGCCCATCGCACGCTTTCGGGTTCAAGCGGATGGATTCAGCACGGAAGACACATGCCGTCGCCCAGTTTTTACTGTTAAATTCGTACGTGGCACGGGTTTGCTACGGGATGAAAGACAAAAACTATAAAGAGATCATTCCGAACCGCAAGACCTTAAAGGCAATACCTAAATTCTTAAAATACGAGTTCTTCTTATCCGAAAAAAAGACGAAATATCCCAAATACAATCCAGGTCAGAAAATATTGATTACCTCGCTGGCAGGATTAACCCTGGTCCAGATGATTACCGGGATGGCCCTCTACTTTAAGCCCCTGCAGAGAGCGGTCAAACCGGCAGGAGGATTAAACCGTGTGCGCTGGCTGCATTATCTGGCGGCATTAATGACGGCCTCATCCGTATCCGTCCATCTTTATTTTACCCTTACAAATAGCCTTAAAAAACTTAAATCAATATTTACAGGCTATGCGTAG
- a CDS encoding nickel-dependent hydrogenase large subunit — MKKIVIGPLTRANNSCAVEVTVEDKKVVDARCSGIFFRGFELILQGKDPRDAAYLTERICGICSSLHGAAASYALEDAAGIRPPRNANILRNLIIGADILQNHIRHQYLFSLVDYLTLPERAPFVPGYTKDKRLEKKKNDAMVQNMYLALEISRLAHEMVTLLGGKAPFPHGILAGGATVVPSADVVMNFRSKLQKINRFIRNQMVPDVYILEDAYSDYYELGQRAQNMLEYGLFPRTEQDRERYFPSGAVLNGQIQKVDLSLIKEHTARSWYAAESGPRNPSGGRTVPEREKEDAYSWIKAPRYSGMPLEGGPLARLWIKGDYRKGISTMDRVIARALETEKVGTLMESWLDELEPEGCIFSPFEVPKNAEGIGLTGAMRGPLGHWLRIENGRIAQYQIITPSAWNFSPRDDQNCKGPVEEALIGISIADEKQPIEIGRVIRAFDICSSCSTHLITTGKPVGELMI; from the coding sequence ATGAAAAAGATTGTTATAGGGCCACTTACCAGGGCTAACAACTCCTGCGCCGTAGAGGTCACAGTCGAAGACAAAAAAGTGGTAGATGCCCGCTGCAGCGGGATTTTTTTCAGGGGGTTTGAACTGATACTGCAGGGAAAAGATCCGCGGGACGCCGCGTACCTTACGGAAAGAATCTGCGGGATCTGTTCATCTCTGCATGGAGCAGCTGCCTCCTACGCCTTGGAAGATGCTGCTGGGATTAGGCCGCCCCGTAATGCCAACATTTTGCGAAACCTGATCATCGGGGCAGATATTCTTCAGAATCATATCCGTCATCAGTATTTGTTTTCCCTGGTGGATTATTTGACTTTGCCAGAGAGGGCCCCTTTTGTTCCAGGTTATACCAAAGATAAGCGGCTGGAAAAAAAGAAAAACGACGCGATGGTGCAGAATATGTATTTAGCGCTGGAAATAAGCCGCCTGGCTCACGAAATGGTGACCCTGCTAGGCGGAAAAGCCCCGTTTCCTCATGGGATATTGGCTGGAGGGGCTACAGTTGTGCCTTCTGCCGATGTGGTCATGAATTTCCGGTCGAAGCTCCAAAAAATCAATCGGTTTATCCGGAATCAGATGGTACCTGATGTATACATTCTTGAAGATGCTTACAGTGATTACTATGAACTCGGCCAAAGAGCCCAAAATATGCTTGAATACGGGCTATTTCCACGCACCGAGCAAGACCGGGAGAGGTATTTTCCCAGTGGAGCAGTGCTGAACGGCCAAATCCAGAAGGTTGATCTGTCGTTGATTAAAGAACATACGGCTAGATCCTGGTATGCAGCAGAGTCCGGACCGCGAAACCCATCTGGAGGCCGAACAGTCCCTGAACGGGAAAAAGAAGACGCTTACTCTTGGATAAAGGCACCCCGTTATTCCGGTATGCCGCTGGAAGGAGGCCCGCTGGCCAGGCTCTGGATCAAAGGCGATTACCGAAAGGGTATATCGACGATGGACCGGGTAATCGCCAGGGCGCTTGAGACCGAAAAAGTGGGGACCTTGATGGAATCCTGGCTCGATGAACTAGAGCCGGAAGGATGCATATTTTCACCCTTTGAAGTACCAAAAAATGCCGAAGGAATCGGCCTCACCGGAGCAATGCGCGGTCCGCTCGGACACTGGCTGCGGATTGAAAACGGCAGGATAGCCCAATACCAGATCATTACACCCAGTGCCTGGAATTTTTCTCCCCGGGATGATCAGAATTGTAAAGGACCCGTCGAGGAGGCGCTCATTGGAATTTCGATTGCGGATGAAAAACAGCCCATTGAAATCGGCCGGGTGATCAGGGCATTTGACATTTGTTCCTCTTGTTCGACACATTTAATAACTACGGGAAAACCGGTTGGGGAGCTGATGATATGA